The proteins below come from a single Mesobacillus jeotgali genomic window:
- a CDS encoding Leu/Phe/Val dehydrogenase: protein MDMFEQIREHEQVVFCNDEATGLKAIIAIHSTRLGPALGGCRMYPYKTVDDALEDVLRLSKGMTYKCAAADVDFGGGKAVIIGDPTKDKSPELFRAFGQFVESIQGRFYTGTDMGTDPEDFVHALKETNCIVGVDEVYGGSGDSSVPTAQGVIFGLQATSKALWDTDDLSGKSYAIQGLGKVGYKVAEYLLENGADLYVTDINQKAIDQIVQKAKEMGAGIKVVNSDEIYSQPADIFIPCAMGGIINDDTIPQLQVKAVVGSANNQLKEEQHGHILQEKGILYAPDYIVNAGGLIQVADELYSPNKERVLKKTKAIYNSLLNIYRQAESEGITTVEAANKFCENRIEARTRRNSFFSHMKRPKWAVRM, encoded by the coding sequence ATGGATATGTTTGAACAAATTCGTGAGCACGAGCAAGTTGTTTTTTGTAATGATGAAGCAACTGGATTAAAGGCGATTATAGCGATTCATAGTACACGGTTGGGACCAGCATTAGGCGGCTGCCGCATGTACCCTTATAAAACAGTCGACGATGCACTTGAAGATGTACTGCGGCTTTCAAAGGGCATGACGTACAAGTGTGCAGCGGCTGACGTCGACTTCGGCGGCGGGAAGGCTGTCATCATTGGTGATCCTACCAAGGATAAGAGTCCGGAATTATTCAGGGCATTTGGCCAGTTTGTAGAGTCGATCCAGGGCCGTTTTTATACAGGAACAGACATGGGGACGGATCCGGAAGATTTTGTCCACGCATTAAAAGAAACGAATTGCATCGTTGGCGTCGATGAAGTGTATGGCGGAAGCGGCGACTCTTCAGTCCCAACAGCGCAGGGTGTAATTTTTGGATTGCAGGCAACGAGCAAAGCTCTATGGGATACGGATGATTTGTCCGGTAAATCCTATGCGATCCAGGGACTGGGCAAGGTAGGCTACAAGGTTGCAGAATACCTTCTGGAAAATGGTGCAGACCTGTATGTTACAGACATCAATCAAAAAGCAATCGACCAGATTGTCCAAAAAGCGAAGGAAATGGGAGCAGGAATCAAAGTCGTTAACAGTGACGAAATTTATTCCCAGCCTGCGGACATTTTCATCCCGTGCGCAATGGGCGGAATCATCAACGATGACACAATTCCACAATTGCAGGTAAAAGCAGTCGTGGGTTCTGCGAACAATCAGCTCAAGGAAGAACAGCACGGTCATATCCTTCAGGAAAAGGGAATTCTTTATGCGCCTGATTACATCGTCAATGCAGGCGGATTAATCCAGGTTGCGGATGAACTTTATTCGCCAAACAAAGAGCGGGTCTTGAAAAAGACGAAGGCTATCTATAATTCTCTTTTAAATATTTACAGGCAGGCAGAGAGTGAAGGAATTACGACTGTTGAAGCAGCGAATAAATTCTGTGAAAACAGGATCGAAGCCAGAACAAGACGCAACAGCTTCTTCTCTCATATGAAGCGTCCAAAATGGGCAGTGAGGATGTAA
- the pdhA gene encoding pyruvate dehydrogenase (acetyl-transferring) E1 component subunit alpha yields the protein MEKDFPIFQVMDQNGNIVSEKYKDLVTEERVKKFYSEMVRIRTLDRKSISLQRQGRIGTYAPFEGQEASQVGTALALESDDWMFPTYRDHGAATVFGHSLRNILLFWNGRNEGCVPPDGKKIFPPAIPIATQIPHAAGAAFAEKQKGTKNAAICYFGDGATSEGDFHEGLNFASVFKSPVVYFCQNNQYAISVPISKQMNSATIAQKALAYDIPGVRVDGNDVFAVFAETEKALERARNGEGPTLIEALTWRYGSHTTADDASKYRDQGESALKRMETDPLLRLERWLKNEGLYDEAWVTEIEGQAAAEIDAAVQEMEKFPKADPAVIFDYVFEKPTWTIEKQKREYLELIGGES from the coding sequence ATGGAAAAGGATTTTCCGATTTTTCAAGTGATGGACCAGAACGGAAACATTGTGTCTGAGAAATATAAAGATTTGGTGACTGAAGAGCGAGTGAAGAAATTTTATTCGGAAATGGTAAGGATCCGGACGCTGGACAGGAAATCCATCAGTCTCCAGCGTCAGGGGCGAATCGGGACATACGCTCCATTTGAAGGACAGGAAGCTTCCCAGGTAGGAACGGCTTTAGCACTCGAAAGTGATGACTGGATGTTCCCGACGTACCGTGATCATGGAGCAGCAACGGTGTTCGGCCACTCGCTCAGGAATATTCTGCTGTTCTGGAATGGACGAAATGAAGGATGCGTTCCGCCGGATGGGAAAAAGATTTTTCCACCGGCCATACCGATTGCAACGCAGATTCCACACGCTGCAGGTGCAGCATTTGCCGAAAAGCAAAAAGGTACAAAGAATGCGGCCATTTGTTATTTCGGTGATGGTGCGACCTCGGAAGGTGATTTTCATGAAGGCTTGAACTTTGCCAGCGTCTTCAAATCACCGGTCGTCTATTTTTGCCAGAATAATCAATATGCAATATCAGTCCCTATTAGCAAACAGATGAACTCTGCAACCATTGCACAAAAAGCGCTTGCCTATGATATTCCAGGTGTGAGAGTTGATGGCAACGATGTTTTTGCCGTGTTTGCTGAAACGGAAAAGGCACTTGAACGTGCCCGGAATGGCGAGGGTCCAACATTGATTGAAGCGCTGACCTGGCGTTATGGGTCCCATACCACTGCTGACGATGCATCAAAATATCGTGATCAAGGTGAAAGTGCGCTCAAGCGAATGGAGACAGATCCTTTGCTAAGACTGGAACGCTGGCTGAAAAATGAAGGGCTCTACGATGAAGCATGGGTGACGGAAATAGAAGGACAGGCAGCGGCAGAAATTGACGCAGCTGTACAGGAAATGGAGAAATTCCCTAAAGCTGACCCGGCTGTGATCTTTGACTATGTCTTTGAGAAACCTACATGGACAATCGAGAAGCAAAAGCGGGAGTATCTAGAATTGATCGGAGGTGAGTCATGA
- a CDS encoding alpha-ketoacid dehydrogenase subunit beta, with translation METAVQTKTLTLIQAITEGLDTMLDESKEVILLGEDIGKNGGVFRATDGLQEKYGEDRVIDTPLSEAGFVGAAIGMAVNGFRPVVEIQFLGFIYPAYEQIMTHASRLRMRTLGHFTVPMVIRAPYGAGVRAPEIHCDSTESLFTHMPGMKVVCPSNAYDAKGLMIAAIEDPDPVLFLEPMRSYRSSRGEVPEGKYTVEIGKGKKLTEGEDVTVIAWGAMVPVAMKAAEDMKQKGINCEVLDLRTLYPIDKDLVVESVQKTGRTVIVHEAHATGGTGSDLISLINDEAFLYQKAPAERVTGYDTPVPYFGFEDHYLPTPKRVAAAIQKVMKF, from the coding sequence ATGGAAACAGCAGTGCAGACAAAGACTTTAACGCTTATCCAGGCGATCACCGAAGGACTTGATACGATGCTGGATGAAAGCAAGGAAGTCATCCTTCTAGGTGAAGATATCGGAAAAAACGGCGGAGTATTCCGCGCTACTGATGGTCTTCAGGAGAAATATGGGGAGGACCGCGTGATCGATACGCCTTTAAGCGAAGCAGGCTTTGTTGGGGCAGCGATTGGCATGGCAGTGAACGGATTCCGTCCCGTTGTGGAAATTCAGTTCCTGGGCTTTATTTATCCTGCCTATGAACAAATCATGACCCATGCTTCAAGACTGCGGATGAGAACTCTTGGCCATTTTACTGTTCCGATGGTGATTCGCGCTCCATATGGGGCCGGTGTGCGTGCACCTGAAATTCATTGTGACAGCACTGAATCCCTTTTTACCCATATGCCAGGAATGAAGGTAGTCTGTCCATCCAATGCTTATGATGCAAAAGGGCTGATGATTGCTGCAATTGAAGATCCCGACCCTGTCCTCTTTTTAGAGCCGATGAGAAGTTATCGTTCTTCACGTGGTGAGGTTCCGGAAGGGAAGTATACAGTTGAAATCGGTAAAGGAAAGAAGCTGACAGAAGGCGAAGATGTGACGGTCATTGCCTGGGGCGCGATGGTACCAGTAGCGATGAAGGCCGCTGAAGATATGAAGCAAAAGGGTATCAATTGCGAGGTCCTTGATTTGAGGACACTTTATCCAATCGACAAGGACCTAGTCGTCGAGTCAGTACAGAAAACAGGGCGCACGGTGATTGTCCATGAAGCCCATGCGACAGGCGGAACTGGCAGTGATTTGATTTCTTTGATCAATGATGAGGCGTTTCTTTACCAAAAAGCTCCGGCCGAAAGAGTGACAGGCTATGACACGCCTGTACCGTATTTTGGGTTTGAGGATCATTATCTGCCGACACCGAAAAGAGTCGCAGCTGCAATACAGAAAGTAATGAAGTTTTAG
- a CDS encoding dihydrolipoamide acetyltransferase family protein, whose protein sequence is MVEVKLHDIGEGMTEADINCYLVKPGDFVKADDPLVEVQTDKMTAEIPAPRSGVIKELLLTPGQTVKVGTTLLIMEDSTSAGKPVESQKVVDAGKAAAEPAEAAVAVLDRPTASKVPVGVSARLGQILASPYTRKVAREHGVNIMEVKGTGPAGRITEEDILAFVHLREQGAASHSEGGSEQQVPNVSQLASEQEVPMVSKHASELQAPNVSEAGSEEQVAARSEGVHLDILPFRGRRKQIAKKMVQSMYTIPHCTHFEEIDVSELIALREEIKASGNSISATAFFIKVLSIALKEFPVFNAKLDEENENIQLLREHHIGIAVDTPEGLIVPVIRNVEQKNLKNIHSEMKRLTKLALDDKLTVKDISGGTFTISNVGPLGGSIGATPIIQHPQTALVSFHKTKKRPVVTDQDEIAIRSIMNLSMAFDHRVADGATAVAFTNRFAQLIENPKMMLLELM, encoded by the coding sequence ATGGTTGAAGTAAAGCTCCACGACATTGGGGAAGGCATGACCGAAGCGGACATCAATTGTTACCTGGTGAAGCCAGGGGATTTCGTCAAGGCAGATGATCCATTGGTTGAAGTCCAGACAGACAAAATGACCGCAGAGATTCCCGCTCCCCGATCAGGTGTAATTAAAGAACTGCTGTTAACTCCAGGGCAAACGGTAAAGGTAGGAACAACTTTACTGATCATGGAGGACAGTACCAGTGCAGGTAAGCCTGTTGAGTCCCAGAAGGTAGTTGATGCTGGAAAAGCAGCAGCCGAACCTGCCGAGGCTGCGGTAGCTGTTTTGGACAGACCAACTGCTAGTAAGGTGCCTGTAGGTGTTAGTGCGCGACTGGGACAGATCCTTGCTTCTCCTTATACCAGGAAAGTTGCCCGGGAACACGGCGTCAATATTATGGAGGTCAAAGGGACTGGACCAGCAGGCCGGATTACCGAAGAAGATATACTTGCCTTTGTTCATTTAAGAGAGCAAGGGGCTGCGAGCCATTCGGAAGGTGGTTCCGAACAGCAGGTTCCGAACGTTTCGCAACTAGCTTCCGAACAAGAGGTTCCGATGGTTTCAAAACATGCTTCCGAACTGCAGGCTCCGAATGTTTCAGAAGCAGGTTCCGAAGAACAGGTTGCTGCTCGAAGCGAAGGTGTCCATCTGGATATATTGCCATTCCGCGGCCGCCGCAAGCAGATTGCAAAAAAGATGGTCCAATCCATGTATACCATCCCTCACTGTACTCATTTTGAAGAAATTGATGTCAGCGAGTTGATTGCTTTAAGGGAAGAGATCAAGGCTTCCGGTAACTCTATATCTGCAACGGCATTTTTCATTAAAGTCCTTTCGATTGCGTTGAAAGAATTTCCGGTCTTTAATGCAAAGCTCGATGAAGAAAATGAAAATATCCAGCTGTTGCGTGAACATCATATCGGAATTGCCGTGGACACTCCAGAAGGCCTGATCGTGCCGGTAATCAGGAATGTTGAGCAGAAGAATTTAAAGAATATCCATAGTGAAATGAAGCGTCTGACAAAGCTCGCCCTTGATGACAAGCTTACGGTAAAGGATATATCAGGCGGAACATTCACGATCAGCAATGTGGGTCCACTGGGCGGCAGCATTGGTGCTACACCAATCATCCAGCACCCGCAGACAGCGCTTGTTTCCTTCCATAAAACAAAGAAACGGCCAGTTGTCACAGATCAAGATGAAATTGCCATCCGGTCTATCATGAATCTGTCAATGGCATTTGACCACAGAGTCGCAGACGGGGCAACGGCTGTTGCTTTTACAAACCGTTTCGCACAGTTGATTGAGAACCCGAAAATGATGCTATTGGAATTGATGTAA
- the hppD gene encoding 4-hydroxyphenylpyruvate dioxygenase, which translates to MQEKVMVSGQNTEDFFPVQDVDYLELYVGNAKQASHFFQTAFGFKVVAYSGLETGNRETTSYVLQQRKIRLVVTGTYNDSSRVAQFVKTHGDGVKDIALAVDDVEKAYEGAVKRGAIEIQPPHEVSDENGTLKKAVIGTYGDTIHTLVERKNYKGLFMPGFVEHETTVPVNDAGFIGIDHVVGNVERMEEWVNYYANVMGFKEMKHFTDKDIVTEYSALMSKVMHNGGRIKFPINEPAEGKRKSQIQEYLEFYNGPGVQHLAILTEDIVSTVAQLRENGVEFLNTPDSYYEMLSERVGEIDEEIDKLKELSILVDRDDEGYLLQIFTKPVVDRPTLFIEIIQRKGARGFGEGNFKALFESIEREQERRGNL; encoded by the coding sequence ATGCAAGAGAAAGTAATGGTATCTGGCCAAAATACAGAGGACTTTTTTCCGGTACAGGATGTTGATTATTTAGAGCTTTATGTAGGGAATGCCAAGCAGGCATCTCACTTTTTCCAGACGGCTTTTGGCTTTAAGGTAGTTGCCTATTCCGGCCTTGAAACAGGGAATCGCGAAACAACATCCTATGTCCTGCAGCAGCGAAAGATCCGTCTTGTTGTGACTGGAACGTACAATGATTCATCTCGTGTAGCCCAGTTTGTCAAGACTCACGGCGATGGCGTCAAGGACATTGCGCTTGCTGTTGATGATGTTGAGAAGGCGTATGAGGGAGCGGTTAAGCGGGGAGCAATTGAAATCCAGCCGCCGCATGAAGTTTCTGATGAAAACGGTACGTTAAAAAAGGCGGTCATCGGTACATATGGTGACACCATCCATACACTTGTTGAAAGAAAAAATTACAAAGGCTTGTTCATGCCAGGGTTTGTTGAACACGAAACAACAGTCCCTGTGAATGACGCTGGTTTCATCGGGATTGACCATGTTGTCGGCAATGTTGAGAGAATGGAAGAATGGGTTAACTATTATGCCAATGTTATGGGCTTCAAGGAAATGAAGCATTTCACTGATAAGGATATCGTTACTGAGTATTCAGCGTTGATGTCTAAAGTAATGCACAATGGCGGCCGCATCAAATTCCCGATTAACGAGCCGGCAGAAGGCAAGCGCAAGTCGCAGATCCAGGAATACTTGGAGTTCTACAACGGACCTGGCGTTCAGCATCTAGCGATTTTGACAGAGGATATTGTCAGCACAGTAGCACAACTGCGTGAAAATGGTGTTGAATTCCTGAACACACCGGATTCTTACTATGAAATGCTGTCAGAGCGTGTTGGCGAAATTGATGAAGAAATCGATAAGCTAAAAGAGCTTAGCATTTTAGTAGACCGTGACGATGAAGGTTATCTGCTGCAGATCTTCACGAAGCCAGTCGTAGACCGTCCAACGCTATTCATTGAAATCATCCAGCGCAAAGGTGCAAGAGGTTTTGGTGAAGGAAACTTCAAGGCTCTATTCGAATCAATCGAGCGTGAACAGGAACGACGCGGCAACCTTTAA
- the hisC gene encoding histidinol-phosphate transaminase — MNVRARAELEGITPYALGQTIEEIKEQYGLTKVRKLSDNENVYGTSPKVREAIMQASSNLAFYPDGLTSGIVEKLSTYYKLDQKQFLVSNGSEEIIRLLTRAYIGKNDEAVMAEVTFPRYKTNVVIEGGRAVTVPMIDGRHDLKKMQEAINEKTKMVFVCNPNNPTGTIVAKQDLLSFIDNVPSNVLIIMDEAYFEYTDSDEFLDTMTLLDQYQNIVILRTFSKIYGLASLRVGYGIMHEDIATELHKVRDVFNVNQLAQEAAMAAIEDQDFVKDCAAKNSAERAFLSAKFKELEIDSFPSQSNFLFAFTNRPVIQKLTENGVLVRQMHLPGYKEAFRITLGTHEDHEFILQVVSQLFHERAV; from the coding sequence ATGAATGTAAGAGCAAGAGCAGAACTCGAAGGAATCACACCATACGCCCTCGGACAGACAATTGAGGAGATTAAAGAACAGTATGGACTTACTAAAGTAAGGAAGCTTTCGGATAATGAAAATGTGTATGGCACTTCGCCAAAAGTCAGAGAAGCAATCATGCAGGCTTCATCTAATCTGGCATTCTATCCGGACGGATTGACCTCAGGAATCGTTGAGAAGCTTTCCACCTATTATAAATTGGACCAAAAGCAATTTCTTGTATCAAACGGTTCAGAGGAAATCATTCGTCTTTTGACAAGAGCATACATTGGTAAAAATGATGAAGCGGTCATGGCAGAGGTTACTTTCCCTCGCTATAAAACGAATGTGGTGATCGAAGGCGGCAGAGCTGTCACTGTACCGATGATCGACGGCAGGCATGATCTTAAAAAAATGCAGGAAGCCATCAACGAAAAAACTAAAATGGTATTCGTTTGCAACCCGAACAACCCAACCGGGACGATTGTCGCCAAGCAAGATTTGCTTTCTTTTATCGACAATGTGCCTTCAAATGTGCTGATCATCATGGATGAAGCTTATTTTGAATACACAGATTCTGATGAATTCCTGGATACGATGACATTGCTTGATCAATATCAAAACATCGTCATCCTCAGAACTTTTTCGAAAATCTATGGCCTTGCCAGTCTGCGAGTCGGCTATGGCATCATGCATGAAGATATCGCGACGGAGCTTCATAAAGTCAGGGACGTCTTCAATGTGAACCAGCTTGCACAGGAAGCAGCAATGGCTGCTATAGAGGACCAGGATTTCGTGAAAGACTGTGCAGCTAAAAATAGTGCAGAAAGAGCATTCCTGAGTGCGAAGTTCAAAGAGTTGGAGATTGATAGTTTTCCATCGCAATCCAATTTTTTGTTTGCTTTCACGAATAGACCGGTTATTCAGAAGCTGACGGAAAATGGTGTGCTTGTCAGGCAGATGCACCTGCCAGGGTACAAGGAAGCATTCCGGATCACTCTCGGCACACATGAAGACCATGAGTTCATTTTGCAAGTCGTCAGCCAGCTTTTTCATGAAAGGGCGGTGTAA
- a CDS encoding flavin reductase family protein translates to MEIKTDQLEWRDAYKLLQGSVLPRPIAFVSSQDENGNANLAPFSFFTVISSNPMMVCFSPMRRGTDGAKKDTLKNIESTKEFVINIVSEEFVQQMNDCATEFASDVDEFEASGLTKVDSVAVRPSRVKESKVHLECILDQVLHFGGEEAGAGSLVIGKVVHVHVEDDLYENGRINSEKLNPVGRLAGATYTLPLAKTFELQRK, encoded by the coding sequence TTGGAAATCAAAACAGATCAACTTGAATGGAGAGACGCATACAAGCTCTTGCAAGGCTCAGTCCTGCCGCGGCCCATTGCCTTTGTTTCCAGCCAGGATGAAAACGGGAACGCCAATCTGGCTCCATTCAGTTTTTTTACCGTCATCAGCTCAAACCCGATGATGGTCTGCTTTTCGCCAATGAGAAGAGGGACTGACGGCGCGAAGAAAGATACCCTGAAAAATATTGAAAGCACAAAGGAGTTCGTCATCAATATTGTCAGTGAGGAGTTCGTCCAGCAGATGAATGACTGTGCGACGGAATTCGCGTCAGATGTCGATGAATTCGAGGCTTCCGGACTGACCAAGGTTGACAGTGTTGCAGTTAGACCTTCACGAGTCAAAGAGTCCAAGGTCCATCTTGAGTGTATTCTCGATCAGGTCCTGCACTTTGGCGGGGAAGAAGCTGGAGCTGGCAGCCTTGTCATTGGCAAAGTTGTTCATGTCCATGTTGAAGATGATCTTTATGAAAATGGCCGCATTAATTCTGAGAAGCTAAATCCGGTTGGCAGGCTGGCAGGCGCAACTTATACTCTGCCCCTGGCCAAAACCTTTGAACTGCAAAGAAAATAG
- a CDS encoding fumarylacetoacetate hydrolase family protein, with the protein MKFITFTKKDGTVRAGWINSSNMAVDMHEASNGTLPDNMLAFIENHAAFMEYIQENKGLIETGNGSYPLTEVTLNAPLPNPKSVRDFYAFEQHVKTARENRGLEMIPEWYEIPVFYFTNHLAIKGPEDEIRRPQACEWLDYELEIACVIGKEGRNIKAEDAEQHIFGFFIMNDWSARDLQRHEMKVGLGPAKGKDFATSIGPYLVTKDELDSIKAEKGYDLQMTARVNGRELSSGNVKNLYYSFGEMIERASAGTTLYPGEVIGSGTVGTGCILELGTDVHRWLEPGDEVELEIEGLGVLKNKIIED; encoded by the coding sequence ATGAAATTCATTACTTTTACGAAAAAAGACGGAACAGTGAGAGCTGGCTGGATCAACTCCAGCAATATGGCAGTTGATATGCATGAAGCATCGAATGGGACATTGCCTGACAATATGCTTGCATTCATCGAAAACCATGCTGCATTCATGGAGTATATCCAAGAAAATAAAGGCTTGATTGAGACAGGGAATGGTTCTTATCCGCTGACTGAAGTAACCTTGAACGCGCCGCTCCCAAATCCTAAGAGTGTACGTGATTTTTACGCATTCGAGCAGCATGTAAAAACAGCAAGGGAGAACCGGGGGCTGGAAATGATTCCTGAATGGTATGAGATCCCGGTGTTCTATTTTACCAACCATCTTGCCATCAAAGGACCAGAAGATGAAATCAGGCGTCCGCAAGCATGCGAGTGGCTCGATTATGAATTGGAAATCGCTTGTGTCATCGGCAAGGAAGGCCGGAATATCAAGGCTGAGGATGCAGAACAGCATATATTCGGATTTTTTATCATGAATGACTGGAGTGCCCGCGATCTGCAGCGTCACGAAATGAAAGTAGGCCTTGGACCGGCGAAGGGCAAGGATTTCGCGACTTCAATTGGTCCATATCTGGTCACAAAGGATGAGCTAGATTCCATCAAGGCGGAGAAAGGCTATGACCTTCAGATGACAGCAAGGGTGAACGGACGGGAACTTTCAAGTGGCAATGTGAAGAATCTTTATTACTCCTTCGGCGAGATGATTGAGCGTGCTTCCGCGGGGACGACCCTGTACCCGGGAGAGGTAATCGGCTCAGGCACAGTTGGAACAGGCTGTATCCTGGAACTGGGTACAGATGTCCACCGTTGGCTGGAGCCCGGTGATGAAGTAGAACTTGAGATTGAAGGACTTGGTGTTTTGAAAAATAAAATAATCGAAGACTAG